A single region of the Sorghum bicolor cultivar BTx623 chromosome 9, Sorghum_bicolor_NCBIv3, whole genome shotgun sequence genome encodes:
- the LOC8077037 gene encoding putative disease resistance protein RGA3: MPIGEVVLSAFMQALFEKVLAATIGELKFPRDVTEELQSLSSILSIIQSHVEDAEERQLKDKVARSWLAKLKGVADEMDDLLDEYAAETLRSKLEGPSNHDHLKKVRSCFCCFWLNNCLFNHKIVQQIRKIEGKLDRLIKERQIIGPNMNSGTDRQEIKERPKTSSLIDDSSVFGREEDKETIMKILLAPNNSGYANLSIIPIVGMGGLGKTTLTQLIYNDERVKEHFQLRVWLCVSEIFDEMKLTKETIESVASGFSSATTNMNLLQEDLSRKLQGKRFLLVLDDVWNEDPEKWDRYRCALVSGGKGSKIIITTRNKNVGILMGGMTPYHLKQLSNNDCWQLFKKHAFVDGDSSSHPELEIIGKDIVKKLKGLPLAAKAVGSLLCTRDAEEDWKNILKSEIWELPSDNILPALRLSYSHLPATLKRCFAFCSVFPKDYVFEKRRLVQIWMALGFIQPQGRGKMEETGSGYFDELQSRSFFQYHKSGYVMHDAMHDLAQSVSIDEFQRLDDPPHSSSLERSARHLSFSCDNRSSTQFEAFLGFKRARTLLLLNGYKSITSSIPGDLFLKLKYLHVLDLNRRDITELPDSIGNLKLLRYLNLSGTGIAMLPSSIGKLFSLQTLKLQNCHALDYLPKTITNLVNLRWLEARMELITGIAGIGNLTCLQQLEEFVVRKDKGYKINELKAMKGITGHICIKNLESVASVEEANEALLMNKTNINNLHLIWSEKRHLTSETVDKDIKILEHLQPHHELSELTVKAFAGSYFPNWLSNLTQLQTIHLSDCTNCSVLPVLGVLPLLTFLDIGGLHAIVHINQEFSGTSEVKGFPSLKELIFEDMSNLKGWASVQDGQLLPLLTELAVIDCPLLEEFPSFPSSVVKLKISETGFAILPEIHTPSSQVSSSLVCLQIQQCPNLTSLEQGLFCQKLSTLQQLTITGCPELTHLPVEGFSALTALKSIHIHDCPKLEPSQEHSLLPSMLEDLRISSCSNLINPLLREIDEISSMINLAITDCAGLHYFPVKLPATLKKLEIFHCSNLRCLPPGIEAASCLAAMTILNCPLIPRLPEQGLPQSLKELYIKECPLLTKRCKENDGEDWPKIAHVPTIEIEDC, translated from the coding sequence atgccgattGGAGAGGTTGTACTGTCTGCCTTCATGCAGGCACTCTTTGAGAAAGTGCTTGCTGCTACTATCGGAGAGCTGAAATTCCCTCGAGATGTCACTGAAGAACTGCAGAGCTTGTCGAGCATCCTGTCAATAATTCAATCTCATGTCGAAGATGCGGAGGAGCGGCAATTGAAGGATAAGGTTGCACGCAGCTGGCTTGCAAAGCTCAAGGGTGTTGCGGATGAgatggatgacttacttgatgAGTATGCAGCTGAGACTCTGCGATCCAAACTAGAAGGTCCATCCAACCATGACCATCTGAAGAAGGTTAGGAGCTGTTTCTGCTGTTTTTGGTTGAACAATTGTTTATTTAACCATAAGATTGTCCAGCAAATAAGGAAGATTGAGGGGAAACTCGATAGGCTTATCAAAGAAAGACAGATTATTGGTCCAAACATGAACAGTGGGACCGACAGGCAGGAGATAAAGGAGAGGCCCAAAACAAGTTCACTGATCGATGACTCAAGTGTGTTTGGAAGAGAAGAAGATAAAGAAACCATTATGAAGATATTGCTGGCCCCCAATAACTCGGGCTATGCCAACCTTTCTATTATTCCCATAGTGGGCATGGGGGGACTAGGAAAAACGACTCTAACACAGCTCATCTACAATGATGAAAGAGTAAAGGAGCATTTCCAGTTAAGGGTGTGGTTATGTGTTTCTGAAATTTTTGATGAGATGAAGCTTACCAAGGAAACAATTGAATCAGTTGCTAGTGGGTTCTCATCAGCCACAACAAACATGAACCTGCTTCAAGAAGACCTCTCAAGAAAGCTGCAAGGTAAAAGATTTCTTCTAGTCCTTGATGATGTATGGAATGAGGATCCTGAAAAATGGGACAGATATCGCTGTGCTCTAGTTAGCGGGGGAAAGGGAAGCAAGATCATAATTACCACACGAAATAAGAATGTGGGGATACTAATGGGCGGGATGACACCTTACCATCTAAAGCAGCTATCAAACAATGATTGCTGGCAGTTGTTCAAGAAACACGCATTTGTAGATGGTGACTCCAGTTCACACCCGGAACTGGAAATAATAGGCAAGGACATCGTGAAGAAGTTGAAAGGTCTGCCACTAGCTGCAAAAGCAGTAGGCAGTTTACTATGTACCAGGGATGCAGAGGAAGATTGGAAGAACATATTAAAGAGTGAAATATGGGAATTGCCATCAGACAACATATTGCCAGCTCTGAGATTGAGTTACAGCCATTTGCCAGCCACACTGAAGCGATGTTTTGCGTTTTGTTCAGTGTTTCCCAAAGATTATGTCTTTGAGAAAAGAAGGTTGGTTCAAATCTGGATGGCCCTTGGATTCATTCAGCCTCAAGGAAGGGGAAAGATGGAAGAAACTGGGAGTGGCTATTTTGATGAATTACAAAGCAGATCCTTCTTCCAATATCACAAAAGTGGATATGTAATGCATGATGCCATGCATGACCTAGCACAGTCTGTCTCAATTGATGAATTTCAAAGATTGGATGATCCCCCGCACAGCAGCAGCCTTGAAAGAAGTGCCAGGCATCTATCATTCTCTTGTGACAACAGAAGCTCGACCCAATTTGAAGCTTTCCTTGGATTTAAGAGAGCTCGCACACTTTTACTACTAAATGGATACAAATCGATAACAAGCTCTATACCCGGTGATCTGTTCCTCAAGTTGAAGTACCTTCATGTGCTTGATCTGAACCGACGAGACATTACTGAGCTGCCTGATTCTATTGGTAACTTAAAATTGCTTCGATATTTGAATCTTTCAGGCACTGGAATagcaatgttgccttcatcaatTGGTAAGCTGTTCAGCCTGCAAACACTGAAGTTGCAAAACTGCCATGCATTAGATTACCTCCCAAAGACCATAACCAATCTTGTAAATCTTCGATGGCTAGAAGCAAGAATGGAATTGATCACTGGCATAGCTGGAATAGGGAACTTGACTTGCCTTCAACAGCTGGAGGAATTTGTTGTCCGTAAGGACAAAGGATACAAGATCAATGAATTGAAGGCAATGAAGGGGATCACAGGACATATCTGCATTAAGAATCTTGAGAGTGTGGCTAGTGTGGAAGAGGCTAACGAAGCTTTGCTAATGAATAAGACAAACATCAACAATTTACACCTTATATGGTCTGAAAAGAGGCACTTGACTTCAGAAACAGTAGATAAAGACATAAAGATACTTGAACACCTTCAACCACATCATGAACTCAGTGAGCTGACAGTCAAGGCCTTTGCAGGCTCATACTTTCCAAATTGGTTAAGTAATCTAACTCAATTGCAAACCATCCACCTGTCTGACTGTACAAACTGTTCAGTTCTACCAGTGCTTGGAGTACTTCCCCTACTCACGTTTTTAGATATTGGGGGTCTCCATGCCATTGTTCACATCAACCAAGAGTTTTCAGGAACCAGTGAAGTTAAGGGGTTTCCATCACTGAAGGAACTCATATTTGAAGACATGTCTAACCTAAAAGGTTGGGCTTCTGTACAAGATGGTCAGTTGCTTCCATTGCTCACAGAACTTGCAGTGATTGACTGCCCATTACTAGAAGAATTCCCTTCTTTCCCATCATCAGTAGTGAAGCTCAAAATTTCTGAAACTGGGTTCGCTATTCTTCCAGAAATACATACTCCAAGCTCTCAAGTTTCATCATCATTGGTATGCCTGCAGATTCAACAATGCCCAAATCTTACATCATTAGAGCAAGGactgttttgccaaaaattatCAACACTGCAACAATTAACCATCACAGGCTGCCCAGAATTAACTCACCTGCCAGTTGAAGGATTCAGTGCCCTGACTGCTCTTAAGAGTATTCATATCCATGATTGTCCGAAGCTGGAACCATCCCAAGAACATAGTTTGCTGCCCTCCATGCTTGAAGATCTACGCATCAGCTCGTGCTccaatctaatcaatcctcttcTTCGAGAGATCGATGAGATATCCTCAATGATAAATCTTGCCATAACTGATTGTGCCGGCCTTCACTATTTTCCAGTAAAGCTTCCTGCCACTCTGAAAAAGTTGGAGATCTTCCATTGTAGCAACCTAAGATGCTTGCCTCCTGGCATAGAAGCAGCATCTTGTTTGGCAGCTATGACCATTTTGAACTGTCCTCTTATACCAAGATTGCCAGAACAGGGCCTCCCACAATCACTGAAAGAATTGTACATCAAAGAATGCCCACTGCTAACAAAGAGGTGCAAAGAAAATGATGGTGAAGATTGGCCTAAAATTGCTCATGTACCAACCATAGAGATTGAAGATTGTtag
- the LOC8064176 gene encoding transcription factor TGAL1: protein MAYASPGTDTSTDLDTDEKNQMLELGQLVSLTASDSGNKSKDKLGQKALRRLAQNREAARKSRLRKKAYVEQLENSRLKLSQLEQELQRARQQGIFIPTPGDQPNSTTENGALAFDMDYARWQDDHNKQINELRAALNAHASDDDLRHMIDSIMAYYSEAFRLKRVAAKADAFHVLSGMWKTPVERCFMWFGGLRPSEILKLLASHLEPLTEQQLASIYSLQQSSEQAEEDLSQGVRALQQSVAETLASGSLCPAGSSGNAADCSGQMAVAVGKLGTLESFLQEADDLRRRILEQMQHILTTRQSARALLAISDYLSRLRALSSLWIARPRE, encoded by the exons ATGGCTTATGCGAGCCCGGGGACTGATACGTCAACAGATCTAGATACTGACGAGAAGAATCAAATG TTGGAACTAGGGCAGCTTGTATCCCTTACAGCTTCTGATTCTGGCAACAAATCAAAAGATAAGCTAGGTCAAAAG GCACTCCGCCGTCTGGCACAAAACCGTGAAGCTGCTAGGAAAAGCCGTCTAAGAAAGAAG GCATATGTCGAGCAACTTGAGAACAGCAGGCTGAAACTTAGTCAATTGGAGCAGGAGCTCCAGCGTGCTCGCCAACAG GGCATTTTTATTCCTACTCCAGGAGACCAGCCTAATTCAACTACTGAAAATG GTGCTTTGGCATTTGACATGGACTATGCTCGATGGCAAGATGATCACAATAAGCAGATAAATGAACTGAGGGCTGCACTCAATGCACATGCCAGTGACGATGATCTTCGGCATATGATCGACAGCATCATGGCATATTACAGCGAAGCTTTCAGGCTCAAGAGAGTAGCAGCCAAGGCAGATGCTTTCCACGTGCTGTCAGGAATGTGGAAGACCCCTGTCGAGAGGTGTTTTATGTGGTTTGGTGGACTTCGACCGTCAGAGATTCTAAAG TTACTTGCAAGTCATCTGGAACCCCTTACTGAACAGCAGCTTGCAAGTATATACAGCCTGCAACAGTCCTCGGAACAAGCTGAAGAGGACCTTTCACAGGGGGTGAGAGCACTGCAACAGTCTGTCGCAGAAACCCTTGCATCAGGATCCCTGTGTCCTGCTGGTTCTTCTGGTAACGCTGCAGATTGCTCGGGGCAGATGGCAGTGGCAGTTGGGAAGCTTGGGACTCTAGAAAGCTTCCTGCAGGAG GCTGACGATCTGCGAAGGCGGATTCTTGAACAGATGCAGCACATACTGACCACCCGCCAATCTGCACGAGCACTGCTTGCAATCAGTGACTACCTTTCCCGGCTACGCGCTCTGAGTTCTCTCTGGATTGCACGACCACGGGAATGA
- the LOC110430175 gene encoding glutamate-1-semialdehyde 2,1-aminomutase, chloroplastic: protein MAGAAAAAVASGISARPAAPRRASTGRRARLSVARAAISLEKGEKAYTVQKSEEIFNAAKELMPGGVNSPVRAFKSVGGQPIVFDSVKGSRMWDVDGNEYIDYVGSWGPAIIGHADDEVNAALIETLKKGTSFGAPCLLENVLAEMVISAVPSIEMVRFVNSGTEACMGALRLVRAFTGREKIVKFEGCYHGHADSFLVKAGSGVATLGLPDSPGVPKGATYETLTAPYNDAEAVKKLFEENKGEIAAVFLEAVVGNAGFIPPQPGFLNALRDLTKHDGALLVFDEVMTGFRLAYGGAQEYFGITPDVTTLGKIIGGGLPVGAYGGRRDIMEMVAPAGPMYQAGTLSGNPLAMTAGIHTLKRLTEPGTYEYLDKITGELVRGILDVGAKTGHEMCGGHIRGMFGFFFTGGPVHNFGDAKKSDTEKFGRFYRGMLEEGVYLAPSQFEAGFTSLAHTSQDIEKTIEAAEKVLKRI from the exons ATGGCCggagcagcagccgccgccgtgGCGTCCGGGATCTCGGCCCGGCCGGCCGCGCCGAGGAGGGCCTCGACGGGGCGCCGCGCTCGGCTGTCGGTGGCGCGGGCCGCGATATCCCTCGAGAAGGGCGAGAAGGCGTACACGGTGCAGAAGTCCGAGGAGATCTTCAACGCCGCCAAG GAGCTGATGCCTGGAGGTGTTAATTCGCCAGTCCGTGCCTTCAAATCTGTTGGTGGGCAGCCTATAGTGTTCGACTCTGTAAAGGGTTCGCGTATGTGGGATGTTGATGGGAATGAGTACATCGATTATGTTGGTTCCTGGGGTCCTGCAATCATCGGTCATGCAGATGATGAG GTGAATGCTGCATTGATTGAAACTCTAAAGAAAGGAACTAGCTTTGGTGCTCCATGTTTGCTGGAGAATGTATTGGCTGAGATGGTCATCTCTGCTGTACCAAGTATCGAAATGGTCCGCTTTGTCAATTCAGGGACAGAAGCCTGCATGGGAGCACTCCGCCTTGTGCGTGCATTCACTGGGCGGGAGAAGATTGTCAAGTTTGAAGGCTGCTACCATGGCCATGCTGATTCCTTCCTTGTCAAAGCTGGTAGTGGTGTTGCCACCCTGGGCCTCCCAGACTCTCCTGGTGTTCCCAAGGGAGCCACCTATGAGACTCTAACAGCACCCTACAATGATGCTGAGGCAGTGAAGAAATTGTTTGAGGAGAACAAAGGGGAGATTGCTGCTGTCTTCCTCGAGGCAGTTGTTGGCAATGCTGGTTTTATTCCCCCACAACCTGGCTTCCTCAATGCCCTCCGTGACTTGACCAAACACGATGGTGCACTCCTGGTCTTTGATGAAGTGATGACCGGTTTCCGCCTGGCATACGGTGGAGCTCAAGAGTACTTCGGGATCACCCCAGACGTGACAACCTTGGGTAAGATTATTGGGGGTGGGCTCCCTGTTGGTGCCTACGGTGGGAGAAGGGATATCATGGAGATGGTTGCCCCAGCAGGACCAATGTACCAGGCAGGAACTCTCAGTGGAAACCCTCTAGCCATGACTGCTGGAATTCACACGCTCAAGCGTCTAACAGAGCCCGGCACCTATGAGTACTTGGACAAGATCACTGGTGAACTCGTTCGTGGGATATTGGATGTGGGTGCGAAAACGGGGCACGAGATGTGTGGAGGACACATCAGAGGAATGTTTGGCTTTTTCTTCACTGGTGGACCTGTCCACAACTTTGGGGACGCTAAGAAGAGCGACACTGAGAAGTTTGGAAGGTTCTACCGTGGCATGCTGGAAGAAGGTGTATACCTGGCTCCCTCGCAGTTCGAGGCGGGTTTCACCAGCTTGGCGCACACCTCCCAGGACATCGAGAAGACCATCGAGGCTGCTGAGAAGGTTCTGAAGCGGATATAG